The Novipirellula caenicola genome includes a region encoding these proteins:
- a CDS encoding phytoene/squalene synthase family protein: MNEEISVAASYRFARRISRRSGSNFYRSFWLLPRGKRQAMCSLYAFARITDDIGDCDEPAAIRGRWLEWWRQTIAINLINENQPSTIALPEGPIGEEPKWAARLHQQAQEILPALRHASMQYKIPSRYLLEIIDGVLADQQKTRFDTYEQLEHYCYLVASAVGLACLHIWEFEEPLPLEAAIDCGLAFQLTNVLRDVVEDAKRGRIYLPRQHYEQHGLCEDDILTLRRDNRLRCLIQDEIERAKRLFDSGWRVWDNVHPDGRPMFSMMWRTYRRLLTRIEEDPTRIAVCRITLSQSDRIGIVSQHFWPPSFRRLPVPPIEVAQSHLAADHKQTTRP; this comes from the coding sequence ATGAACGAGGAAATTTCCGTTGCCGCTAGCTACCGCTTCGCGCGTCGCATTTCGCGACGTAGCGGCAGCAACTTTTATCGCTCGTTTTGGTTACTGCCGCGAGGTAAACGCCAAGCAATGTGCTCGCTGTATGCGTTTGCTCGGATCACCGATGATATTGGGGATTGCGATGAACCGGCGGCGATACGAGGGCGATGGCTCGAGTGGTGGCGGCAAACGATCGCGATCAACTTGATCAACGAGAACCAGCCATCGACGATCGCGTTACCCGAGGGGCCGATTGGCGAAGAACCGAAATGGGCTGCCCGACTGCATCAACAAGCTCAAGAGATTCTGCCGGCACTTCGACATGCCTCGATGCAATACAAAATCCCCTCGCGGTATCTGTTAGAGATCATTGACGGTGTGTTGGCCGATCAACAAAAGACTCGCTTCGACACCTACGAACAACTTGAACATTACTGCTACCTCGTCGCCTCGGCAGTCGGTTTGGCCTGTCTGCATATCTGGGAATTCGAAGAACCGCTGCCGCTCGAAGCCGCCATTGACTGTGGACTCGCATTCCAGTTGACCAACGTATTGCGTGATGTCGTCGAAGATGCAAAACGAGGTCGAATCTATTTGCCACGCCAGCACTACGAGCAGCATGGTTTGTGCGAAGACGACATTTTGACGCTCCGGCGTGACAATCGTCTGCGATGCTTGATTCAGGACGAAATCGAGCGAGCTAAACGGTTATTCGATTCCGGCTGGCGAGTCTGGGACAACGTGCATCCGGACGGGCGTCCAATGTTCAGCATGATGTGGCGAACCTACCGGCGACTGTTGACGCGAATCGAGGAAGACCCCACTCGCATCGCGGTGTGTCGCATCACGTTGTCACAGAGCGATCGTATTGGCATCGTGTCTCAACACTTCTGGCCTCCCAGTTTTCGTCGACTGCCGGTGCCGCCGATCGAAGTGGCTCAATCACACCTCGCTGCCGATCACAAACAAACCACACGGCCATGA
- the hpnC gene encoding squalene synthase HpnC, translating into MKGDSLQQAERECRRIALSHYENFLVASVLMPGRLKQPFYNVYAFCRTADDLADGSATPQQALRSLEQCQASLDATFAGRPPAGIFTALAATIEQFQLEKQPFDDLLDAFRQDQRKRRYETVDELLDYCRRSANPVGRIVLQLAAVDADREALDRSDQICTGLQLANFWQDVARDHAIGRIYLPQSELRASGISEDMVSEMVQQQSTPPVMKTVIEALCVRTQTYFDRGEPLCDHVPKWLGRNLRLFVGGGRATLAAIRAIDFDVLRVRPRVSKATQAGLILRSLVGR; encoded by the coding sequence ATGAAAGGCGACTCCTTGCAACAGGCCGAGCGAGAATGCCGGCGAATCGCCCTTTCGCACTACGAAAATTTTCTGGTCGCCAGTGTGCTGATGCCCGGCCGGCTGAAACAGCCCTTCTATAACGTCTACGCGTTTTGCCGAACGGCGGACGATTTGGCCGATGGGTCGGCGACACCCCAACAAGCCCTGCGATCGCTCGAGCAGTGCCAAGCGTCGCTGGACGCGACGTTCGCAGGTCGTCCTCCGGCCGGCATTTTTACGGCCTTGGCCGCGACCATCGAGCAATTCCAACTCGAAAAACAGCCTTTTGACGATTTGCTTGACGCGTTTCGACAAGACCAGCGGAAGCGTCGCTATGAGACCGTCGACGAACTGCTCGATTATTGTCGCCGTAGCGCCAATCCGGTGGGCCGGATCGTGTTGCAATTGGCCGCCGTCGATGCTGACCGCGAGGCCTTGGACCGATCGGACCAGATTTGCACCGGGCTACAGCTAGCAAATTTCTGGCAAGACGTCGCCCGGGATCACGCGATTGGCCGAATTTATTTGCCTCAATCCGAGCTTCGAGCGTCGGGAATCAGCGAAGACATGGTTTCCGAGATGGTCCAACAACAGTCGACGCCGCCGGTGATGAAGACCGTGATCGAAGCTCTGTGTGTTCGAACCCAAACCTATTTTGATCGTGGCGAGCCTCTCTGTGACCACGTTCCGAAATGGTTGGGACGGAACCTGCGACTGTTTGTCGGCGGCGGCAGGGCGACGCTTGCCGCGATCCGGGCGATCGACTTTGACGTGCTGCGGGTCCGCCCTCGGGTGAGCAAGGCGACCCAAGCCGGCTTGATTCTGCGATCGCTAGTCGGCCGCTAA
- the ispH gene encoding 4-hydroxy-3-methylbut-2-enyl diphosphate reductase produces the protein MKIILAAPRGFCAGVNMAIDSLDLTLQKFGPPVYVYHEIVHNQYVVKTFREKGAVFVNTIEEVPEGSVLLFSAHGVSPQVREAARARNLNALDATCPLVTKVHLEAIKYAKAGYTIILIGHEGHDEVIGTMGEAPEAILLVEDEADVDKLEVKDESKLAYLTQTTLSVDDANRVIRRLRERFPNIESPPKDDICYATQNRQEAVRILSDEVDVVVVLGSQNSSNSQRLRELAADDGKPAYLVDGPADLNLEDFRDVSTVLITAGASAPESVVQSTIDWLVEHFDATVEIKQIREESVQFPLPKPLRAFAAEMRAT, from the coding sequence ATGAAAATCATCCTGGCAGCACCGCGTGGCTTCTGTGCTGGCGTTAATATGGCGATCGATTCTCTCGATTTGACGCTGCAGAAATTTGGCCCCCCCGTCTACGTCTATCACGAAATTGTTCACAACCAATACGTGGTCAAAACGTTTCGAGAGAAGGGGGCTGTCTTCGTCAATACGATCGAAGAGGTTCCCGAGGGAAGCGTGTTGCTGTTTTCAGCCCACGGAGTGTCTCCGCAAGTTCGCGAGGCGGCCCGGGCTCGCAATTTGAACGCGTTGGATGCCACTTGCCCGTTGGTGACCAAGGTGCATCTCGAGGCGATCAAGTATGCCAAGGCGGGGTACACGATCATCCTGATTGGGCATGAAGGACACGACGAGGTCATCGGAACCATGGGCGAGGCTCCCGAAGCGATCCTGTTGGTCGAGGACGAAGCGGACGTCGATAAGCTAGAGGTCAAGGACGAATCCAAGCTCGCCTACCTGACCCAAACCACATTGAGCGTCGATGATGCCAACCGAGTGATTCGTCGGTTGCGCGAGCGGTTTCCCAATATCGAAAGCCCGCCGAAGGACGACATTTGCTACGCCACCCAAAATCGTCAGGAAGCCGTTCGCATTCTATCGGACGAAGTCGACGTGGTCGTTGTGTTGGGTAGCCAGAATAGTAGCAATAGTCAGCGGCTTCGCGAGTTGGCGGCGGATGATGGAAAACCAGCCTATCTAGTTGATGGGCCAGCGGATCTTAATCTCGAGGACTTTCGCGATGTGTCGACCGTGTTGATTACGGCCGGAGCGAGTGCTCCGGAATCGGTGGTGCAATCGACCATTGATTGGTTGGTCGAGCATTTTGACGCGACGGTCGAGATCAAGCAAATTCGCGAAGAGTCGGTCCAATTCCCGCTCCCTAAACCCCTGCGTGCCTTCGCCGCCGAAATGCGTGCGACATAG
- a CDS encoding DUF1080 domain-containing protein, with protein MSNLLMKLRLSVSVFMLVVTAVAAGCSSKTSPESDATKTKSIAAENADATDSTSSFQPQPYEANAEQLLAARLDETEVSAGWIRLFDGHTLFGWEIAGNANWRIEDETITVDQGKPSLLCTSVPWQDYELTLEFNADEKTNSGVFLRTPLEIDDPATDCYEVNIAPDDNPYPTAGIVKRQEVSADAPEQTFGEWRTMHIELIGDKLKISVDGKLACEYTDPAPLAAGRIALQHNHGRVAFRNIRLRPLGLQSLLDKDLSQWKKYPEMEAEYTVNDAGVMQVKGGKGQIETKQSYDDFVLLAEYKLPKPEINSGIFFRCIPGLEMMGYECQLSNEMKDGLPLSPADCGTGGIFRRQDARVIAGETGKWATVLLVAHDDKMAAWVNGVQVSNWQDDREPHENPRKGKRLEAGTIMIQGHDPSTEAELKQFKIASYGE; from the coding sequence ATGTCTAACCTGCTGATGAAATTGCGATTGAGCGTTTCCGTTTTCATGTTGGTCGTGACCGCAGTCGCCGCAGGCTGCAGTTCCAAAACGTCGCCAGAGAGCGATGCGACAAAAACGAAATCCATTGCGGCTGAAAACGCAGACGCAACCGATTCCACCTCCAGCTTTCAGCCGCAGCCCTATGAAGCCAACGCGGAACAGCTACTCGCGGCGCGACTGGACGAAACCGAAGTCTCCGCGGGCTGGATCCGATTGTTTGACGGCCACACGCTGTTTGGATGGGAAATCGCTGGCAATGCGAATTGGCGGATCGAAGACGAGACCATCACGGTCGATCAAGGCAAACCATCCCTGTTGTGCACGTCGGTACCGTGGCAAGACTACGAGTTGACTTTGGAATTCAATGCCGACGAGAAAACCAACAGCGGCGTATTCCTACGCACGCCGCTTGAGATCGACGATCCTGCGACCGATTGCTACGAAGTCAACATCGCGCCGGACGACAATCCCTACCCCACCGCAGGCATTGTCAAACGACAAGAAGTCTCCGCCGACGCTCCGGAACAAACGTTTGGCGAGTGGCGAACGATGCATATCGAACTGATTGGCGACAAGCTAAAAATCAGCGTCGATGGCAAATTGGCGTGTGAATACACCGACCCCGCTCCATTGGCGGCGGGACGCATCGCATTGCAACACAATCATGGCCGCGTCGCTTTTCGTAACATCCGGCTCCGCCCGCTCGGTTTGCAGTCACTGCTGGACAAGGATCTGTCGCAGTGGAAAAAGTATCCCGAGATGGAGGCCGAATACACGGTCAACGACGCGGGAGTGATGCAGGTTAAAGGAGGCAAAGGGCAAATTGAAACCAAGCAAAGCTATGACGACTTTGTTTTGTTAGCCGAATACAAACTGCCGAAACCTGAAATCAACTCGGGAATTTTCTTTCGCTGCATTCCCGGACTCGAGATGATGGGGTACGAGTGTCAGCTGAGTAACGAGATGAAAGATGGATTGCCGTTGTCGCCAGCTGACTGTGGAACCGGCGGCATTTTCCGTCGTCAAGACGCTCGCGTTATCGCTGGCGAAACGGGCAAATGGGCTACCGTGCTGCTGGTCGCCCACGACGACAAGATGGCTGCCTGGGTTAACGGAGTGCAAGTCAGCAATTGGCAGGACGACCGGGAACCCCACGAAAATCCGCGCAAGGGCAAGCGATTAGAAGCAGGCACGATCATGATCCAAGGTCACGATCCGAGCACCGAGGCGGAGCTGAAGCAGTTCAAAATCGCAAGCTACGGCGAATAG
- a CDS encoding sulfotransferase, with the protein MIWFLRFPHLFTAISLSETPFHQYPFYTPRFWHGMKPLAWFRLLREGRFRISPSRVGIVIGVTIATPFNSIMGGLQKLIFRRRLREAELHGTPVFIIGHWRSGTTLLHELMVRDERLSSPSTFQCFAPAHFLATEWFFRRFANWLLPGKRPMDNMAAGWDRPQEDEFALLTMGLPSPYRRIAFPNEGPVDIDYLSFEGVDETAIDHWLKSLRRFLLNVSVATGRPLVIKSPTHTGRIAYLAREFPEAKFIHISRDPRSLFPSTCRLWKGLDEVQALQKPNNEAIEPYVLECLEKMYEAFHQQRESVSPDRLIDIRYEDLTADPVGTLRKIYQTLRLSDFDAVEPTIQAWAETEHKDYKTNQHQLAPEADELIRSRWASYFERYGYV; encoded by the coding sequence GTGATTTGGTTCCTTCGCTTCCCTCATTTATTCACAGCCATTTCGTTGTCCGAGACTCCATTCCATCAATATCCGTTCTATACACCGCGATTTTGGCACGGAATGAAGCCATTGGCGTGGTTTCGATTGCTTCGCGAAGGCCGATTTCGCATCTCACCCAGCCGGGTGGGAATCGTCATTGGCGTGACCATTGCAACCCCATTCAATTCGATCATGGGGGGGTTGCAAAAACTCATTTTTCGACGGCGACTGCGGGAAGCCGAACTTCATGGCACCCCCGTTTTTATCATCGGCCATTGGCGAAGCGGGACCACACTGCTGCACGAACTGATGGTGCGAGATGAACGTTTGAGCAGTCCCTCGACGTTCCAGTGCTTTGCTCCTGCCCATTTCTTGGCCACCGAATGGTTTTTCCGGCGTTTCGCCAATTGGTTGCTGCCGGGCAAACGGCCGATGGACAACATGGCTGCCGGATGGGACCGTCCCCAAGAAGACGAATTTGCGTTGCTGACGATGGGATTGCCGTCGCCTTATCGGCGGATTGCATTTCCTAACGAAGGCCCCGTCGATATCGATTACCTCAGTTTTGAAGGGGTCGACGAAACCGCAATCGACCATTGGCTAAAATCGCTGCGTCGATTCTTGCTAAACGTTAGCGTTGCGACCGGGCGGCCGTTGGTGATCAAGAGCCCGACGCACACCGGACGGATCGCGTACTTGGCCCGCGAATTTCCCGAAGCCAAATTCATTCACATCTCTCGCGATCCTCGCTCGCTGTTTCCATCGACATGCCGGTTGTGGAAAGGGCTTGATGAAGTCCAGGCACTGCAAAAGCCAAATAACGAAGCGATCGAACCGTATGTGCTCGAGTGTCTCGAGAAGATGTACGAGGCGTTTCACCAGCAACGCGAATCCGTCTCGCCCGACCGGTTGATCGACATTCGTTACGAAGATCTCACCGCCGATCCGGTAGGCACGCTGCGAAAAATCTACCAAACATTGCGTCTGAGCGATTTTGATGCGGTCGAGCCAACGATCCAGGCGTGGGCAGAAACCGAACACAAAGATTACAAAACCAACCAACACCAACTGGCTCCCGAAGCGGACGAATTGATTCGATCACGCTGGGCTTCTTATTTTGAGCGTTATGGCTATGTCTAA
- a CDS encoding MazG nucleotide pyrophosphohydrolase domain-containing protein codes for MSEIPPSRNSESTDSAARELSIVDLQQHIHQMYYEKDVARGVEGTFMWLMEEVGELSSALRGNDRENLAEEFADVIAWLATIANVAQIDLNAALVAKYGHGCPGCHRLVCECPDSEKP; via the coding sequence TTGTCTGAAATTCCCCCCAGCCGAAATTCCGAGTCGACCGACTCGGCCGCTCGAGAACTCTCGATCGTCGATCTGCAGCAGCACATCCATCAGATGTATTACGAGAAGGATGTCGCGCGTGGCGTCGAAGGCACGTTCATGTGGTTGATGGAAGAGGTAGGAGAATTGTCATCGGCATTGCGAGGGAACGATCGCGAGAATCTCGCCGAAGAGTTTGCGGACGTGATCGCGTGGTTGGCAACGATCGCCAACGTCGCTCAGATTGACCTGAACGCCGCGTTGGTTGCCAAATACGGTCACGGTTGTCCCGGTTGTCACCGGTTGGTTTGTGAATGCCCCGATTCCGAAAAGCCGTGA